One stretch of Astatotilapia calliptera chromosome 3, fAstCal1.2, whole genome shotgun sequence DNA includes these proteins:
- the LOC113010419 gene encoding uncharacterized protein LOC113010419: protein MPRALSDVWRHFTPANVQGKSVYMCKYCNKTYVKNATKMQQHIAKCKKIPQGPTHAAARSSTQGENESVSAVSESDTHSSAPGPSGIRGFFDFMDDTSQKNTDECFARAIYATGSPLMLTSNVYWKRFLNVLRPAYIPPTRHALSTHLLDEEFSRVQAKVKQTIDQADCISVISDGWSNIRGQGIINYIITTPQPVFYKSVDTKENRHTGQYIADELKVIINDLGPDKVFALVTDNAANMKVAWAHVEETYPHITTIGCAAHTLNLLLKDIMALKTMDTLNKRVKQVLKYVKGKQVTSATFLSKQKEKNKSTTLKLPSITRWGGVVIMFDSLLEGKESLQEMAISQSVDIDSDIKKVILDDVFWERVSSSQKILKPIAAAIAKIEGDGAILSDVQCLFAELKEEIQTILPTSLLLKAEETAVVKSLEQRREFCMKPVHAAAYMLDPKYDKGILSGEEINGAYAVITAMSDHLGLDKGKVLGSLAKYRTKQGLWKGDGIWQSCQHISAATWWKGLCESEALAPVASILLQIPPSSAASERNWSLFGNTHTKVRNRLTNVRVEKLVGIRANLRLFEPDTEPSSTRLESDTEDEDSELDAEEVDMLLDDDEVQEESID from the coding sequence atgccaCGTGCGCTATCTGATGTGTGGAGACATTTTACACCAGCTAATGTACAAGGGAAatctgtatatatgtgtaagTATTGTAATAAGACGTACGTGAAGAATGCcacaaaaatgcagcagcacattgcaaagtgcaaaaaaattCCTCAAGGCCCAACACATGCAGCAGCCAGGAGTTCCACTCAAGGGGAAAATGAATCTGTTTCAGCTGTATCAGAGTCAGATACCCACTCATCAGCTCCTGGTCCCTCTGGCATCAGAGGATTCTTTGATTTTATGGATGACACTAgccagaaaaacacagatgagtGTTTCGCTCGTGCAATCTATGCAACTGGCTCACCCCTGATGCTGACATCCAATGTGTACTGGAAGAGATTTTTGAATGTTCTCCGACCAGCATACATTCCCCCAACCAGACATGCATTGTCTACTCATCTACTGGATGAAGAGTTCAGTCGAGTTCAAGCAAAGGTGAAACAGACCATTGAccaagctgactgtatttcagtcATCTCTGATGGATGGTCCAATATCAGGGGACAAGGAATTATTAACTACATAATCACCACTCCTCAGCCTGTGTTCTACAAGAGTGTAGacacaaaggaaaacagacacacaggccAATACATTGCAGATGAGCTAAAAGTGATCATCAATGACCTTGGACCAGATAAGGTTTTTGCACTGGTCACTGACAATGCAGCCAACATGAAGGTTGCCTGGGCACATGTGGAGGAGACCTACCCTCATATAACTACTATTGGCTGTGCAGCCCATACACTAAATCTTCTCCTAAAAGACATAATGGCACTAAAAACAATGGACACTCTGAATAAGAGAGTGAAGCAAGTTCTGAAATATGTTAAAGGCAAACAAGTAACTTCCGCTACATTTCTGtcaaagcaaaaggaaaagaacaagAGTACTACACTGAAGCTTCCCAGCATAACGCGATGGGGTGGTGTTGTTATCATGTTTGACAGCCTTCTGGAGGGAAAGGAGTCTCTGCAAGAGATGGCCATATCCCAGTCTGTAGACATCGACAGTGACATCAAGAAGGTCATCTTGGATGATGTGTTCTGGGAAAGAGTATCTAGCAGTCAGAAAATCCTCAAACCTATTGCAGCAGCAATAGCGAAGATAGAGGGGGATGGTGCCATCTTGTCAGATGTCCAGTGCCTTTTTGCAGAACTCAAAGAAGAAATCCAGACAATTCTGCCCACTTCCCTACTACTGAAAGCAGAGGAAACGGCTGTGGTCAAGTCATTGGAACAGCGGAGGGAGTTCTgcatgaagccagtgcatgcaGCAGCATACATGCTGGACCCCAAATATGACAAGGGCATACTTTCTGGGGAAGAGATCAACGGTGCCTATGCGGTCATTACAGCCATGTCTGACCACCTGGGTCTCGATAAAGGCAAAGTTCTAGGCAGTTTGGCAAAGTATCGAACAAAGCAAGGCCTTTGGAAAGGGGATGGAATATGGCAGTCATGCCAGCACATATCTGCAGCCACCTGGTGGAAGGGACTATGTGAATCTGAGGCCCTTGCACCTGTAGCCTCCATCCTCCTCCAAATCCCACCATCATCAGCCGCCTCCGAGCGCAACTGGTCACTGTTTGGGAACACCCACACAAAGGTTCGCAACAGGCTCACAAATGTGAGAGTGGAAAAGCTGGTCGGCATTCGGGCAAACCTACGGCTCTTTGAGCCTGACACAGAGCCATCCTCAACAAGGCTGGAAAGTGACACTGAAGACGAAGACTCAGAGTTGGATGCTGAGGAAGTGGACATGTTGTTGGATGATGATGAGGTCCAGGAAGAGTCTATTGACTga